The Juglans regia cultivar Chandler chromosome 1, Walnut 2.0, whole genome shotgun sequence nucleotide sequence CATTGATGATGCCTACAAAAATAGATCATGAGACGACTCTACACGTGCGGTAGATCAAGTGAATGACTTTAAGACACATgtttaaggaaaaagaaaaattataaaataagagaaaatagagTTTGTTGTGGTAGCTAGATTAATAGAAGTAGTTCACGTGTGTAGTGGGCTACCTAgctatcaatatatatatatatattataagtaccCCCCAAGTTACATGacaaattatatagtaatgcatacttaattagaaatatatatatatatatatatatatatatatatgatatatgatatatgaaggAATGATCCAAAATAGGCATGAAAGAGAAGATTGGAAGAGCAGTCTAATTATAGTACCCATTTGTCTATTAATTCCCATCGATCGATCTGTCAATTTCTTAATTTCTAAAGATAGAATATTGATTGTGTCACTAAGTGATCATCAATTAAGAAACGtcttaattagtaattaaacaaattattttaagttttgtgATGATTTACTAATATTAGTAAGGGGATGAGGTAAGCGCTCCTGTCACTTCTGGTTTTCCTGGAGGAGTACTGTGCATGGCGTGTTGCTTTGAGGAAGAAAGCCCAGCAGTGTGGGGGCCcgccacctttttttttttttattaaatttttatttatttttctcacacTTACAGTTTCCTgccattaaaaataataataataataataaaatagagaaaagatatttgcgtTAGATTCACGAGGGGGCTGTTGATTCAGCAGAAAGTGAGGGGCTGTTGATTCTGTTTGCAGAGAGGTCTAGTAAATAGAGCAAAATGTAGATGTTTCTTTGATGTGATCATATGGACATGCCACGCGTCAGTGATGTGGACGTGTCGCATGCGTTTATGCGACACATATGCTTGTCAAGCTTTTGTTCCGTGCGCATGGCCACCTGACACTACTAGTACCATGTCCGGCTTTGTGTCTTTTCTCACACgcgtaattaattagttttttttttttttaattcggtAATTCAGTTTTAATTTGGAAATTAcgccacaaaacaaaacaatgttAAAGAAGTTAAGATAAGATATGTTGatattaaggtttttttttggtataagGATGTTTTAGATATTGAGAATAATCTCTTTCTATAACTCTCTTGAAAAGCTCTTTAATTCACAAACATGACAAACCGAAAAAGTGAAGCAAAGGTCACGCTTTTAAGTTTTAAGATgatttggattcgaagatgacttaagatgatttgagatgagctgagatggattgtgaatagtaatgagatgagttgtgaatagtagtgagatttatgagttaaagttgctgaataatagtgagatgagttgagatgagctgagatgagttgagatgagctgagatcacttacgaatccaaacgagtcctaaggACTAGTTTTaagtcattttatttgaaaatgaaaacttgCGGTTTTGGAATATACTTTCGGCCCTTTTAGTTTTAAGTGtccatcaaaataaaacaaagctTGTTTTGGTTAATTTAACGGTAACAAATAAGCTAGTCAAGTCATGATTACCTGGGCCTAGACTCTGAAAATAGTGCAGAAAACTAGGCTTGGGCTGTTGTTGTACTTAATTATGGCCTGGCTCCAGACCTGACTTGGGCAAATTTAGTGCATTACACTCccttttttaaaatactttaaatataaaaaaattatataaaaataaatttataaattattacaacttgatataatatatcgtattataaaattatttttattaagattctataaaattatattaatttataaatttatttttatataatttctttatgaatataatactattcttttatttataagttggtgtaaataaaatatcaagtaaaatatttagtgatataatttaatataaaagataatttttaaaatttaaatataacaaatcaaatcttataatttaattattgatattaatactgacttagaataaaataacttaaaaactatatatcaaGATCATCAGCAAACTTTAAAGTAGTATAGCTGAAACCAGAGTCTTATGGTAATTACCTGTcttaaaaccaaaataatatctCGACTCCGGCCCGGACTTGGGGGTTTTcgaaacattatatataaactctATACATACCAGCTTTGCCTCGTGGCTAAGAGTTCCATAATGCTTAGAAAATCGGTCGGTGCTGTTTTTATGTCAATATATATGGGTTACAAATGCTGATCAAACCATTTAGATATTGCCACCACCAAAAAGCAAATACTTGGTAGCTAGGTAAATTAAAAAAGCTGCAGGTAGCGCTTGGCACATTGACCTAATTAAAGCATCCACCCTGGGATAAACCCATTGATTTGTTGGGCATGGCTTGTTGAAGTTATCTGCTCTGAACCAGATGCATTATACCTGTGTCCAGAAAGGAATTAATGACATGCAGAAAGCAGATATTATATAGTGAATAATTTTgatgttgaaatgaattgagtagTACTATTAATTATGGTGTTAATTTGAACGTTTACCCCATCTGCAATGTGGGATTGCAATCTATGGGCTGGAAGAACCCCTGAGTTTGAGGATTTTGAGGACCATATGAGTAACTTTGCTCCCCGCCTTCCCATGATTGTCGAAGGTGATTTCTTGAACAAATCTCATCCAGCTGCCAAGAAAGAAACTTTAAAGCATATTTGTGTGGTCAACAATCGTGTTGATGTCAGGTAAAGCTGGACAGTTAAGCAGCAGTGTCTGTTGAAGAACAGGGTAAGTCACAGTACTGATGACATATATGCTGGCATGGGAAGTGAAAAGTGAGCAAGTATATTCCTGCAATGTAATGGGTTTTCTCGAAAGTTTTCATCTTTCATGCTTTTAGAAACCCAAGAAATTCTCCCAAAATCAAACTTGGATGCAGTTTACTCATGAAGGGGTAAGGCAAATTAAAAAGGAATGACGGAAAAAGATGATAGACCCTTCAATGTCTACGCAATTCATTAAATTAACTTTCAAATGGCTCCTGAAAAAGATCATCTCCGCGAACGCAAGCTGAAGAAAGCAGTGAAGAAGCAAATCATGCCGAGAGTGCTTCTTCCACATATTCATGCAGCTTAGTTAATTGAACGCtggatgatgatgaaaatgaaccAGAGAGTAATTACCTTGATCGTCAAAGCTCTGTTTGATTCCAGTAATAATTGTTCCTGTACTTAACCAGCAGCTTGTTAAGATTAGAAGCAAAGTAAAGAGGATTACTATATATCATTTTTGTACCATATCAGCGCACCTTATTTTGGAGATCAGAAAGTTGGTCTAGCATACACTGCGTCTGcatagaaaattagaaataatgTCAGCAATCTCCACTCAGTACTTGACGCTGGAAATATACGTACGTACTTCAACGTCTGAAATACTTCAGAAATTAGAACAAGATGTGATTTTGTAGACAAAGTCATCTATATActttcccatatatatatatatatatgacataatATTAACGTGTTTTTCTGTAGAAAATTGACGAGTGATCGAGATGTTGCGTACACATGATGTTCGTGTGATGTGGTCAGACCTTACTTCTACGTTCATCATGAGGTGCgattaaatttcttaaaaaccGGTACTTTGGTTCactttttatgttatttgattgGCTAGCTCTTGTTATTTGCCTGATTCCTAGTCTACATTGAGATAAGAGATCAAAGGGTATCGATAAATTCTCATGGCATGTGATTAGTATGTATAACTGGGAGAGAGATAATCCACTTGTTGCACTCACAATGTATTTGTTGTACTTTGGATTTTGTGAGTGTTTTATTGAATAAGGTTCCTTTCTATAAGATTTTCAAGCAATATAGATCATATTCTCACATGAGCCTTTtaaatttggtttatttttacaaattatctcatttcatctaattattacagtttttccaaactctcaattaaaattcaaaaaacaattcgatatttttaaattctaaaataaaaataatattaagaaaattatattctgacaatattttattcaactttcatctcatctcatgatcaGTGTAACCAAACCAAACTTTAAGACCGTGTCTAACTATATgatctcttttaaaaaagtagactaTCTAATTTCATAAGACTTTAATTCTACTTTCTTCCACTTTTCACGTGAAGCTATCACGCATGCTCTTTTGATAGATcaattagaaagggtttggcTTACATCTTGTTAAAAATTCACTGGATActtcatatttgaaaaatgaatagacgaaaatgttttaagtgaaaaaataagTTGACTTTTCCATCAATCTTCCAATCTTGTCCATTCACTTTTCAGCCGGATATATACAGTGAATTTTTAACATAATGTAAACACTTCTCCAACTAGGAGACCAAGAGGGTAGCCGTCTATATGTGTGATTATATAGCAACAGCTCCCACAGCTAGCCTAGCTAGTAACCAAAGGCAACTAACCAAGTACCAAACCAGAAAACTCATAACACAGCAATTGCATAGTAAGCACATGACCACAGCAAGCATCAGCATAAAACATTGGTGCTAGGAAAAGCCCTACGAGTCTACGACTCCAGGAAATTTTGGTTCAGTACCTAAGATGGCTAGCTGGAGGACTTGCAATGAGCACATCTTAGACGTTTCAGTGGagttaattataaatatagaccAAACCCTTCTGCCGGTCGGTCAATGTCTGTTTTGGGCCGGAACCGCACTTTATTGGTTTTTCAGCCCTAAGCAAAGGGcaagttatttattataagtatatataaagcTTTCTATGAATAATTTAATTGGCCCGACGGCgacaattaaataataattaatgcatgGTAATTAGGAATACAATCAGAAAACCAAACAAGCTTATGCAAAGTAACCAACCATGCACGTACGTCGGATCATGCATATATGATATTGTTGAATGATCTCTCAagtgatatataaaaataataaatattcctATAATTTGCTTCTGCCGCGCGCACTCAATCCCTCTCTCAAGTTCTGagcatatataaaaatttcccCTACATGACTTTCCTTCAGATTTTGTCTGCCAAATTTTCAGTGTCCTTCATGCGTAAGACAGGGTGAGACACATGAGTTTTTGAGAACGTCAACGATGTTAGATCAACCGACACAAGtgttttttctatgtttttctgGACTAACAGTAGTACCTTTATCCAGCtaaaaaacacatgatatgCCTCTCCCATGTTCGATAATTCTCTATTGATCAGATCAAAGCATCATTCTAAcgtacaatatttttattgctTCAATAACTGTAAGTGCATGAATGTGCGTTACTACTGGATCAGATCATGTTCAAATATTATTAGGTTTAATACTCGAGCAAAGGAATTAATGTTAATCGGTTACTACTGGTGCATGCATAAGCTGTTAATTATAATTACCTTAGTGGACCTAACTTGTTTTAAGGATGACTCCAGTTGGCGCTCAAGCTTCTCCAGGTCGTCTGTGTTTAATGGGCCCAAGTCTTCCCCAAGAAGGTTTCTGGAAAACCATGCAGAAATCATGTTTCAATTAGTGATTAATTATGCATAATTGCCTGGCAGAAGTGCTAGCTCATAAACAAAACATGATGCATAACCGACTAGATGATTTTTTGAAGcaacagtactactactagataataaaaataaatggtatTTACCTCTGAGTTTGTTGTAAGGACTCAAACCTAGCTTTCAATCTCAGGTACTCCCGGTAACTGCTCTGCTACAATATTTCGTGACAACCACTAGGATATGAGAAACAAAATAGTAGACATGGATAAAGAGATATTGGCATCTAATTTACACGTTCTAATAGAATTCATCATCACACTACAAGCTGCCTAAAGAGCGATCGAAGCATGCATACAATTCCTTTGGTGccccaaaacaaaacattatgATCTTaagcatataaattaaaaaagttaagcTACCTCGAGCTCCTTGGCAGGTCTGTTGACTTCCACGGCAGTACCATAGCTGCATTTTTGGTACCTTTCAAGTGTTTTAAGCATGCTGGACGTAcgaatataaaaaagaaaaagccaatAAGGATGCATAATCAAAGACATAAATTATGATCAATCTAGTTgttttatacatttaatatgcATGTATCCCCCGGTCTCCCCTTAATTCGGAGCGAAAAAAAGGTAGTATGTTTCATATTCTACTGCACgttaattaactaaataaataaatattacttagATCGGTACTTTCATTGTCTATGTCAATGGTACGACACAAGAAGTTGAGAATTGTGAGTGCAAAGATAGCAGCTAGGTAGATACTGGCCAAAATTCAGGCCAATCTATCTACTGCGCCTATCATGATCTTGGCTTGCTTGGTGCATCATGAGTACTGTCAGTGCAAGCATACGATAGACTCTATTTATTTCCTTGGAGCATGAAAAGTATGATTGCGGGACTCCAACTGATTGCAAGCATGGTATTCCTCCCCACATCTTACTGTGGATGTTGCAGATGGTGAAATGTAGAGTACGTAGCCTACAGCTGCTAAGTTGAGTTCTTTAACTTTAAGACTTTTCTAGCTTCATTCGCCTACTCAACATTCAGGTGAGCAGAATAGTAACCTATTcctaaattcttttatttatacatttattGTGTCAAGCGGGATCATTTCCACTAGTTTAGATTTTTCAGCAGCAAGATCGAAGTGCTCAATTAATGTTCTAGGGA carries:
- the LOC108988112 gene encoding agamous-like MADS-box protein MADS2 isoform X2, with translation MGRGRVELKRIENKINRQVTFAKRRNGLLKKAYELSVLCDAEVALIIFSNRGKLYEFCSSSSMLKTLERYQKCSYGTAVEVNRPAKELESSYREYLRLKARFESLQQTQRNLLGEDLGPLNTDDLEKLERQLESSLKQVRSTKTQCMLDQLSDLQNKEQLLLESNRALTIKLDEICSRNHLRQSWEGGEQSYSYGPQNPQTQGFFQPIDCNPTLQMGYNASGSEQITSTSHAQQINGFIPGWML
- the LOC108988112 gene encoding agamous-like MADS-box protein MADS2 isoform X1, giving the protein MGRGRVELKRIENKINRQVTFAKRRNGLLKKAYELSVLCDAEVALIIFSNRGKLYEFCSSSSMLKTLERYQKCSYGTAVEVNRPAKELEQSSYREYLRLKARFESLQQTQRNLLGEDLGPLNTDDLEKLERQLESSLKQVRSTKTQCMLDQLSDLQNKEQLLLESNRALTIKLDEICSRNHLRQSWEGGEQSYSYGPQNPQTQGFFQPIDCNPTLQMGYNASGSEQITSTSHAQQINGFIPGWML
- the LOC108988112 gene encoding agamous-like MADS-box protein MADS2 isoform X3, with translation MGRGRVELKRIENKINRQVTFAKRRNGLLKKAYELSVLCDAEVALIIFSNRGKLYEFCSSSSMLKTLERYQKCSYGTAVEVNRPAKELEQSSYREYLRLKARFESLQQTQRNLLGEDLGPLNTDDLEKLERQLESSLKQVRSTKTQCMLDQLSDLQNKEQLLLESNRALTIKTLLLNCPALPDINTIVDHTNML